One genomic segment of Erysipelotrichaceae bacterium 66202529 includes these proteins:
- a CDS encoding DNA ligase, translating into MSKMNDMVMTIEELRNAAAAIKDAADWLAQQFSGTAEEQPAEEATKPEPKPQLTLEQVRAVLADKSRAGHTAAVRELLLKYGASKLSQIDPANYEALLREAEVLGDAT; encoded by the coding sequence ATGAGCAAAATGAACGATATGGTCATGACCATCGAAGAACTACGCAATGCAGCTGCCGCTATTAAGGATGCAGCCGATTGGCTGGCTCAGCAGTTCAGCGGTACTGCCGAGGAGCAGCCAGCTGAAGAAGCCACAAAACCAGAGCCTAAGCCGCAGCTGACGCTGGAACAGGTACGAGCTGTACTGGCAGATAAATCCCGTGCCGGTCATACTGCTGCAGTTCGTGAGCTACTTCTAAAATACGGTGCCAGCAAGCTATCGCAGATTGACCCGGCAAATTATGAAGCCCTCTTAAGGGAAGCGGAGGTGCTTGGCGATGCCACCTAA